A section of the Candidatus Limnocylindria bacterium genome encodes:
- a CDS encoding type II secretion system F family protein, whose product MFDRRLVDAARRVARRLRPANAREMRAALPALVDAVAAALASGLSLPVALAEVAPTLPPELAAPTRRAASALALGAPVGDALAAYAGAVSDEDIAPLAVVLIAFARSGGRVGASLARVAALMRGRLALEDERAALTAQGRVSAIVLVALAPLGGLFFTLATPDYAAIFLGQGIGLLGIALGLEVAGAFWLWRIVRATAPPPDLATFLDAVVVGLEAGLTFERALAALVERAPRFGRMSDARRLLADLALGRSLPDALRGFGRGSDDARIAALVVAATRFGAPLAQLLVIQADALRATERRRAEADARRLPVLMLFPLSLTILPALLLVFLGPPLLSLLSP is encoded by the coding sequence GTGTTCGATCGACGACTCGTCGACGCGGCGCGTCGTGTCGCGCGTCGTCTTCGCCCCGCGAACGCCCGAGAGATGCGTGCGGCACTTCCCGCGCTCGTCGACGCGGTCGCTGCGGCGCTCGCGAGCGGCCTCTCCCTCCCGGTCGCTCTCGCGGAGGTCGCGCCGACCTTGCCGCCGGAGCTCGCCGCGCCGACCCGTCGCGCCGCCTCTGCACTGGCGCTCGGCGCGCCGGTCGGTGACGCGCTCGCCGCATACGCGGGCGCAGTGTCCGACGAGGACATCGCCCCGCTCGCGGTCGTGCTCATCGCGTTCGCGCGCAGCGGTGGACGCGTTGGCGCCAGTCTCGCCCGTGTCGCCGCGCTCATGCGCGGAAGGCTCGCGCTCGAGGACGAGCGTGCCGCGCTGACCGCGCAGGGGCGCGTTTCCGCGATCGTCCTCGTCGCCCTTGCGCCTCTCGGTGGGCTCTTCTTCACCCTGGCGACTCCGGACTACGCGGCTATCTTCCTCGGGCAGGGCATCGGCCTCCTCGGTATCGCTCTCGGGCTCGAGGTCGCGGGAGCGTTCTGGCTCTGGCGCATCGTCCGCGCGACGGCCCCGCCGCCCGATCTCGCGACATTCCTGGACGCCGTCGTCGTGGGCCTTGAGGCCGGCCTCACGTTCGAGCGCGCGCTCGCCGCGCTGGTCGAGCGCGCGCCGCGTTTCGGGCGCATGTCCGACGCGCGGAGGCTGCTCGCGGACCTCGCTCTGGGCCGCTCCCTTCCCGATGCGCTACGTGGCTTCGGGCGCGGCAGCGATGACGCGCGCATCGCGGCGCTCGTGGTCGCTGCGACGAGGTTCGGCGCTCCGCTCGCCCAGTTGCTGGTCATCCAAGCTGACGCGTTACGGGCGACCGAGCGCCGCCGCGCCGAGGCGGATGCGCGGCGCCTACCGGTGCTGATGCTGTTCCCGCTGTCCCTCACCATCCTGCCGGCGTTGCTTCTCGTGTTTCTTGGTCCGCCCTTGCTGTCGCTACTCTCCCCGTGA
- a CDS encoding TadE family protein produces MSGDRGQAIVEFAFVLPILLVVALAIVLVAELGVARMALQHATAEAARAGALTNDDEQIRGTLAATVAPLAPDRVTSAISPPQEEPPRNADPRGSLLTVQASYTLPVPLGFVGLPRFVVTASASRRIEWMP; encoded by the coding sequence GTGAGCGGCGACCGCGGGCAGGCCATTGTCGAGTTCGCGTTCGTGCTACCGATCCTTCTCGTTGTCGCGCTCGCGATCGTGCTCGTCGCGGAGCTCGGTGTCGCGCGCATGGCGCTGCAGCACGCGACGGCCGAAGCCGCTCGCGCGGGAGCGCTCACCAACGACGACGAGCAGATCCGCGGGACACTCGCGGCAACCGTCGCCCCGCTCGCACCCGACCGCGTGACGAGCGCGATCTCGCCGCCGCAGGAAGAGCCACCGCGCAACGCCGATCCGCGCGGATCGCTGCTCACGGTCCAGGCGAGCTACACGCTACCGGTGCCGCTCGGATTCGTAGGGCTGCCACGCTTCGTCGTGACGGCGAGCGCGTCGCGACGCATCGAGTGGATGCCGTGA
- a CDS encoding glutamine amidotransferase, translated as MDLRIAHLYPDLMSIYGDRGNVLALAQRARWRDIAVEVRAFTAGQTFDAEWPDLWFFGGGQDQGQDIVGADLAGPNGDALKASLANGAAALTICGGYQLLGHEYVPENAAAIPGLGVLDVRTRAGSVRFVGNLVAETPDGVLVGFENHSGRTYLGPSAKPLGTVIVGSGNNSEDKTEGAVQGKIIGTYSHGSCLPKNPWLADRLLAWALERRHGPQQLAPLDDREEKAASEQAVEVAKARP; from the coding sequence ATGGATCTCCGGATCGCGCACCTCTACCCAGACCTGATGAGCATCTACGGCGACCGCGGGAACGTCCTTGCGCTCGCGCAGCGCGCGCGCTGGCGCGACATCGCGGTCGAGGTGCGCGCATTCACCGCCGGCCAGACCTTCGACGCGGAATGGCCCGACCTCTGGTTCTTCGGCGGTGGTCAGGACCAGGGACAGGACATCGTGGGCGCCGATCTCGCGGGCCCGAACGGTGATGCGCTCAAGGCCTCGCTGGCGAACGGCGCGGCGGCGCTGACGATCTGCGGCGGCTACCAGCTGCTGGGGCACGAGTACGTACCGGAGAACGCGGCGGCGATCCCCGGGCTGGGTGTGCTCGATGTCCGCACGCGCGCCGGATCGGTGCGGTTCGTTGGCAATCTCGTCGCCGAGACGCCCGACGGCGTGCTTGTTGGATTCGAGAACCATAGCGGTCGCACCTACCTCGGGCCGAGTGCGAAGCCCCTTGGCACCGTCATCGTGGGCAGCGGGAACAACAGCGAGGACAAGACCGAGGGCGCGGTCCAGGGGAAGATCATCGGCACGTACAGCCACGGGTCATGCCTCCCGAAGAATCCATGGCTCGCGGATCGTCTGCTCGCCTGGGCGCTCGAGCGGCGTCATGGACCGCAGCAGCTCGCGCCGCTCGATGACCGTGAAGAGAAGGCCGCGAGCGAACAGGCCGTGGAGGTCGCGAAGGCGCGGCCCTAG
- a CDS encoding CpaF family protein: MRARLERAIVSRLRDAEDGRPRRDQLAPALREALASERVVVPSGELRDLERWFEDRLFGLAALAPLLRDERVSEVMVNGTRGVWVERDGRLEETGIRFTDPDEILVLIERLVAPLGRRIDLATPLVDARLPDGSRVHAVIPPISLHGPVLTIRRFASRPLTPDDLVRLGTCSREAMDLLVAAVRQRRTILVSGGTSSGKTTTLNALGYAIGERERVVTIEDAAELRLPQPNVVALETRMPSVEGTGAVDVRALLRAALRMRPDRIVVGEVRGGEALDMLQAMNTGHRGSLTTAHANGAYHALLRVETMALMGGVDLPLAAIREQIRRGIDLVVHQERGEDGRRRIVEIAELGIGDEDGYELRSVAA; this comes from the coding sequence GTGCGCGCTCGGCTCGAGCGCGCGATCGTGTCGCGACTGCGCGACGCCGAGGACGGACGGCCGCGACGCGATCAGCTCGCGCCTGCGCTACGTGAGGCGCTCGCCTCTGAGCGCGTGGTCGTGCCGTCGGGCGAGCTGCGTGATCTCGAGCGGTGGTTCGAGGACCGGCTGTTCGGGCTCGCCGCGCTTGCGCCACTGCTACGTGACGAGCGCGTGAGCGAGGTGATGGTGAACGGCACGCGCGGCGTTTGGGTCGAGCGCGACGGACGCCTCGAGGAGACCGGCATCCGCTTCACGGATCCGGACGAGATCCTCGTCCTCATCGAGCGCCTCGTCGCGCCGCTCGGGCGGCGCATCGACCTCGCGACGCCGCTCGTTGACGCGAGGCTGCCCGATGGGTCACGCGTGCACGCGGTGATCCCGCCGATCTCGCTTCACGGACCGGTGCTCACGATCCGTCGCTTCGCGAGCCGGCCGCTCACGCCGGACGATCTCGTTCGCCTTGGCACGTGTTCGCGCGAGGCGATGGACCTTCTCGTCGCCGCCGTGCGCCAGCGGCGCACGATCCTCGTTTCGGGCGGGACATCGAGCGGGAAGACGACGACGCTCAACGCGCTGGGGTACGCGATCGGCGAGCGCGAGCGCGTCGTCACCATCGAGGACGCGGCGGAGCTCAGGTTGCCGCAGCCGAACGTCGTCGCACTCGAGACGCGCATGCCGAGCGTGGAAGGAACGGGCGCCGTTGATGTGCGCGCGCTGCTGCGGGCCGCGCTGCGGATGAGACCGGATCGCATCGTCGTCGGCGAGGTCAGAGGCGGCGAGGCGCTGGACATGCTTCAGGCGATGAACACCGGCCATCGCGGATCGCTCACGACCGCGCACGCGAACGGCGCGTATCACGCGCTTCTCCGGGTCGAGACGATGGCGCTCATGGGTGGAGTGGACCTGCCGCTCGCCGCGATCCGCGAGCAGATCAGACGCGGCATCGACCTCGTCGTACACCAGGAGCGCGGTGAGGACGGTCGCCGCCGCATCGTCGAGATCGCCGAGCTGGGTATCGGTGACGAGGACGGCTACGAGCTGCGGAGTGTGGCGGCCTGA
- a CDS encoding NUDIX domain-containing protein: MGGRFLRTLLFGALVPATILVLIPAMILSATGTEGEGGVLRLVGLVPLVLGIAILAWCFAGFIVEGEGTPAPYDPPHRLVTGRLYGWMRNPMYVAVTTILIGEAMFYGSIVLLLWAAVAWIALNFFVVLYEEPTLQRRFGPAYETYMEHVPRWIPSRPRIIAAHPQLKLATLVYALRDEQVLMVRRTTEPNKGLWVAPGGKLEPGESPAECAVREMREETGLAIERPVLRAVMTETSPRADYQWLTFIFVAWDFDGTFTPAPGIGEFRWVPVDEVTKLPIPPADAIFFPRLLQDGTTFSAKFEYDADLNLLRSQM, from the coding sequence GTGGGTGGCCGTTTCCTGCGAACGCTCCTGTTCGGCGCGCTGGTGCCGGCGACGATCCTTGTCCTGATCCCGGCGATGATCCTGAGCGCGACGGGCACCGAGGGCGAAGGTGGGGTGCTGCGTCTCGTCGGGCTCGTGCCGCTCGTGCTCGGCATCGCGATCCTCGCGTGGTGCTTCGCCGGCTTCATCGTCGAAGGCGAGGGCACGCCCGCGCCGTACGATCCGCCCCACCGGCTCGTCACGGGTCGCCTGTACGGATGGATGCGCAACCCGATGTACGTCGCGGTGACGACGATCCTCATCGGCGAGGCGATGTTCTACGGATCGATCGTGCTTCTCCTGTGGGCCGCCGTCGCGTGGATCGCACTCAACTTCTTCGTCGTTCTGTATGAGGAACCGACGCTTCAGCGACGATTCGGTCCGGCGTATGAGACCTACATGGAGCACGTGCCGCGCTGGATCCCGAGCCGGCCGCGCATCATCGCCGCGCATCCGCAGCTGAAGCTCGCGACGCTGGTCTACGCGCTCCGCGACGAGCAGGTCCTCATGGTGCGCCGGACGACCGAGCCCAACAAGGGGCTGTGGGTCGCGCCCGGCGGCAAGCTCGAGCCCGGCGAGTCGCCCGCGGAGTGCGCGGTGCGCGAGATGCGCGAAGAGACGGGACTCGCGATCGAACGGCCGGTGCTGCGCGCGGTGATGACCGAAACGTCGCCACGCGCCGACTACCAGTGGCTCACCTTCATCTTCGTCGCGTGGGACTTCGATGGGACGTTCACGCCAGCGCCGGGCATCGGCGAATTCCGCTGGGTGCCGGTCGACGAGGTGACGAAGCTGCCGATCCCGCCGGCGGACGCGATCTTCTTCCCGCGTCTGCTCCAGGACGGCACGACGTTCAGCGCGAAGTTCGAATACGACGCCGATCTCAATCTGCTGCGATCACAAATGTGA
- a CDS encoding CGNR zinc finger domain-containing protein: MTALGVDALIVVASSAHGPEGHLGLPRGGVRSKTAHDHLSDAVAARDFLGARHEFAAPSGAPPSVELRRLRLVRDAVRALVRGDVRRYARRRDVLLRTAHYRLAPDGSLTSVNQGWTEFCDLLVPPLVTLGTERPRLRACGNRRCGWLFIDRSANGRRRWCDPKVCGNRMKVRRYRARR; the protein is encoded by the coding sequence ATGACCGCGCTCGGGGTCGACGCGCTCATCGTCGTGGCGAGCAGCGCCCATGGTCCCGAGGGTCATCTCGGGCTCCCACGCGGTGGTGTGCGCTCGAAGACGGCACACGATCACCTCAGCGACGCCGTCGCGGCGCGCGATTTCCTCGGCGCGCGTCACGAATTCGCCGCACCCTCTGGGGCGCCGCCTTCGGTGGAGCTGCGACGGCTGCGCTTGGTGCGCGACGCGGTGCGCGCACTCGTCCGTGGTGATGTGCGGAGATACGCGCGCCGGCGCGATGTGCTGCTTCGCACCGCGCACTACCGGCTCGCGCCGGACGGCTCGCTCACGAGCGTGAACCAGGGATGGACCGAGTTCTGTGATCTCCTCGTGCCGCCCCTCGTCACGCTCGGTACCGAAAGGCCGCGACTTCGCGCGTGCGGCAATCGTCGCTGTGGATGGCTCTTCATCGATCGGTCCGCGAATGGCCGGCGGCGCTGGTGCGATCCGAAGGTCTGCGGGAATCGAATGAAAGTCCGGCGTTACCGCGCGCGGCGCTAG